One window of Acidobacteriota bacterium genomic DNA carries:
- a CDS encoding GTPase domain-containing protein: MVLFNHATREMTAKIVYYGPGLCGKTTNLMVIFDKLDEKNRGKMLSLATKTDRTLFFDLLPVEIGKVGAFNLKIQLYTVPGQVFYNETRKLVLKGADAIVFVADSQASMAESNKESFANLLENMKENQIDFSQTPILIQYNKRDIPGVPPIPKLQETLGFEALPWVEASALEGTGVMETFKAISKLTARHLVNKVKGKESNAKTLGRIEDAEVKKGKTTPAAAPVATAGAAPETAAEPEIEEAPEEGVSIESPFGDSMTPPPDVAPFDESAVEKDYENVEEVSLDQLLAERERPKTLSGVAVPADDDEIEEVEELTEVHLEPMDDSSGLAEEIKSLKAENQRLKKGLRAAIAQLEKLAK, encoded by the coding sequence ATGGTTTTATTCAATCACGCTACCCGCGAGATGACCGCGAAGATCGTGTATTACGGTCCCGGTCTGTGTGGCAAAACGACCAATCTGATGGTCATTTTCGACAAGCTCGACGAGAAAAATCGGGGCAAGATGCTCTCGCTGGCCACCAAGACCGACCGGACCCTGTTTTTCGATCTGCTGCCCGTCGAGATCGGTAAGGTCGGGGCTTTTAATCTCAAAATCCAGCTTTATACGGTCCCGGGACAGGTCTTCTACAACGAAACGCGAAAGCTGGTGCTGAAGGGAGCGGATGCGATCGTTTTCGTCGCCGACTCGCAGGCCTCGATGGCGGAGTCGAACAAGGAGAGCTTCGCCAACCTCCTGGAAAACATGAAGGAGAACCAGATCGACTTCTCCCAGACTCCGATTCTGATCCAGTACAACAAGCGCGACATTCCCGGCGTCCCGCCGATCCCGAAGCTGCAGGAAACGCTCGGGTTCGAAGCGCTCCCCTGGGTGGAAGCCTCGGCGCTGGAGGGGACGGGCGTGATGGAGACATTCAAGGCGATCTCCAAGCTGACCGCTCGACACCTGGTCAACAAGGTCAAGGGGAAGGAGTCCAACGCCAAGACCCTCGGCCGAATCGAAGATGCGGAAGTGAAGAAGGGAAAGACGACGCCGGCTGCGGCGCCGGTTGCCACGGCCGGAGCTGCGCCCGAAACGGCCGCCGAGCCGGAAATTGAGGAGGCGCCGGAAGAGGGAGTCTCGATCGAGAGTCCCTTCGGCGATTCGATGACCCCTCCACCCGACGTCGCACCATTCGACGAGTCCGCCGTCGAGAAGGATTACGAGAACGTCGAGGAGGTCTCGCTCGATCAGCTCCTGGCCGAGCGGGAAAGACCGAAGACGCTCTCCGGGGTCGCAGTCCCCGCGGACGACGACGAGATCGAGGAAGTCGAGGAACTGACGGAAGTTCATCTCGAGCCGATGGATGACTCCTCCGGTCTGGCCGAAGAAATCAAGTCACTGAAGGCGGAGAATCAAAGATTGAAAAAAGGACTCAGAGCCGCAATCGCACAACTGGAGAAACTCGCAAAATGA
- a CDS encoding threonine synthase, producing the protein MGWGRLRRRPRRVACFRKLSRFEHELVCSSCQWRSPPDRLYGVCPACNDAPILVDWHLPSDLALADEIDQRRPAGIWRFGEVLPFEADGITLGEGGTPLVPTPRLGAELGLDHLWFKDESRNPTRSFKSRGMAAAVTAARALGAKALTIPTAGNAGCALAAYGRKAGLPVFVAMPRDTPTSIEQECREYGAIVERVEGVITDAAIRSRQWAEENGGFDLSTLREPYRVEGKKTMGYELFFDLGRQLPDLILYPTGGGTGLIGMWKAFGEMERLGWLGRHRPRMIAVQAAGCAPVVEAFHSGAARMTPWEKPQTEAWGLRVPRAFGDRLMLLALRESGGDAVAVPEESIEPAAARIREREKIDAGPETGAALAALEQLVAKGVVERSEKVVVFNTGGDKYRA; encoded by the coding sequence ATGGGGTGGGGAAGGCTCCGCCGACGACCTCGACGAGTCGCTTGCTTCCGAAAATTGAGCCGGTTCGAGCACGAGCTGGTCTGCTCGAGCTGCCAGTGGAGGTCCCCCCCGGATCGACTCTACGGCGTTTGCCCGGCTTGTAACGATGCCCCCATCCTCGTCGACTGGCATCTTCCCTCCGACCTCGCTCTGGCAGACGAGATCGACCAGAGGCGCCCGGCCGGCATATGGCGGTTCGGCGAGGTGCTTCCCTTTGAGGCCGACGGCATCACCCTCGGGGAAGGAGGGACGCCACTCGTTCCCACGCCCCGGCTCGGAGCCGAGCTCGGGCTGGATCACCTCTGGTTCAAGGACGAGTCGCGAAATCCGACCCGGTCGTTCAAATCGAGGGGAATGGCCGCCGCCGTGACCGCGGCGCGAGCACTCGGCGCGAAGGCGCTCACGATTCCGACCGCCGGCAACGCCGGCTGCGCGCTGGCTGCGTACGGCCGGAAAGCCGGCCTTCCCGTGTTCGTCGCGATGCCTCGCGACACCCCCACCTCGATTGAGCAAGAGTGCCGCGAGTACGGAGCGATCGTCGAACGGGTCGAGGGGGTCATCACCGATGCCGCGATCCGTTCCCGGCAGTGGGCCGAAGAAAATGGGGGATTCGATCTCTCCACTCTGAGGGAGCCCTACCGGGTCGAGGGGAAAAAAACGATGGGTTACGAGCTCTTCTTCGACCTCGGGCGACAGCTCCCCGATCTGATTCTCTATCCCACCGGTGGGGGGACCGGGCTGATCGGCATGTGGAAGGCCTTCGGCGAGATGGAACGGCTCGGGTGGCTTGGACGGCATCGCCCCAGGATGATCGCCGTGCAGGCGGCGGGGTGCGCTCCGGTCGTCGAGGCGTTTCACAGCGGTGCGGCGAGGATGACCCCCTGGGAGAAGCCACAAACCGAGGCCTGGGGCCTGCGCGTCCCGCGCGCCTTCGGAGACCGGCTGATGCTTCTGGCTCTGAGAGAGTCCGGCGGTGACGCCGTCGCCGTCCCGGAGGAGAGTATCGAGCCCGCCGCCGCGCGAATCCGGGAGCGGGAAAAGATCGATGCCGGCCCGGAAACGGGGGCCGCGCTCGCAGCTCTGGAACAGCTCGTCGCGAAGGGAGTGGTCGAACGTTCGGAGAAGGTCGTCGTCTTCAATACCGGAGGAGACAAATACCGCGCGTGA
- a CDS encoding carbon starvation protein A — MLTAIAIGFIAFLVLGYSVYGRWVARQFALDDTRETPAHLVDDGVDFVPTRRFYLFGQHFSAIAAAGPIAGPIIACQAFGWLPCLLWISLGVVLIGAVHDFAALVGSVRHGARSIADMVREHLGSRAGMAMMAFIWIALVYVIVAFADITAGSFTGVTESLAGADVEFNPGGAVAAASILYLLLAVVMGFIQKFLDPPLWLLTVIFVPATFFLVFLGTRISTLLVMDAKSWALLILVYCCVASLVPVWALLQPRGYLGGFVLYFALGLGVIGVLFGGYEIEQPMFKSWDVGGMTGTLFPFLFVTIACGACSGFHGLVCSGTSSKQIDRESHIRPVGYGAMLAEGFVALIALVTVMIVAQPDLEGLKPGTVYGNGIGRFLTLIIGEEHLNFAITFGAMAFSTFVFDTLDVCTRLGRYIVQELFRSTTRAGAVAGTLLTIALPVYFVSFAAPGSWINFWTLFGASNQLLAAMTLLTITYWLHQSRKRIAFTLYPMLFVLVITMWALAKMTIGYLTGPGGGGVELLNGLSSLALILLALYLVGSAIVKTRGGSGDLVTAS; from the coding sequence ATGCTGACGGCGATCGCCATCGGGTTCATTGCATTCCTTGTCCTCGGTTACTCGGTCTACGGGAGATGGGTCGCCCGCCAGTTCGCGCTCGACGACACGCGCGAGACGCCGGCTCATCTCGTCGACGACGGGGTCGACTTCGTCCCGACGCGTCGTTTCTACCTGTTCGGTCAGCATTTCTCGGCGATCGCCGCGGCGGGTCCGATCGCTGGCCCCATCATCGCCTGCCAGGCGTTCGGCTGGCTTCCGTGCCTCCTCTGGATCTCCCTCGGGGTCGTGCTGATCGGGGCGGTTCACGATTTCGCAGCTCTGGTCGGCAGCGTTCGTCACGGAGCAAGGTCGATCGCCGACATGGTCCGCGAACATCTCGGGTCGCGAGCAGGGATGGCGATGATGGCGTTCATCTGGATCGCTCTCGTCTATGTGATCGTCGCATTCGCCGACATCACGGCCGGGAGCTTCACCGGAGTGACCGAGAGTCTCGCCGGCGCCGACGTCGAGTTCAATCCGGGAGGGGCGGTCGCCGCGGCGTCGATTCTCTACCTGCTCCTCGCCGTCGTCATGGGCTTCATCCAGAAGTTTCTCGACCCTCCCCTCTGGCTACTGACCGTGATCTTCGTACCGGCGACGTTCTTCCTAGTGTTCCTCGGAACCAGGATCTCGACGCTTCTGGTGATGGACGCGAAGAGCTGGGCGCTTCTGATTCTCGTTTACTGCTGTGTCGCCTCCCTCGTCCCCGTCTGGGCTCTGCTCCAGCCGCGAGGCTACCTCGGTGGATTCGTTCTCTATTTTGCACTCGGTCTCGGCGTCATCGGCGTGCTGTTCGGCGGCTACGAGATCGAGCAGCCGATGTTCAAGTCGTGGGACGTCGGCGGTATGACCGGGACACTCTTCCCGTTTCTCTTCGTCACGATCGCCTGCGGAGCATGCTCCGGCTTCCACGGACTGGTCTGCTCCGGTACGAGCTCGAAACAGATCGACCGTGAGAGCCATATCCGACCGGTCGGGTACGGGGCCATGCTCGCCGAGGGTTTCGTCGCCCTCATCGCTTTGGTGACCGTCATGATCGTCGCGCAGCCGGATCTCGAAGGACTCAAGCCGGGAACCGTCTACGGCAACGGCATCGGCCGCTTCCTGACTCTGATCATCGGCGAAGAGCACCTCAACTTCGCCATCACCTTCGGCGCAATGGCGTTCTCGACGTTCGTATTCGACACGCTCGATGTATGCACGCGCCTGGGGCGCTACATCGTTCAGGAGCTTTTCCGCTCGACGACGCGGGCCGGGGCCGTTGCGGGCACACTGCTGACGATCGCCCTCCCGGTGTACTTCGTCTCGTTTGCCGCACCCGGAAGCTGGATCAATTTCTGGACGCTCTTCGGAGCCTCGAACCAGCTGCTCGCAGCTATGACGCTCCTGACGATCACATACTGGCTTCACCAGTCGCGTAAGCGGATCGCCTTCACCCTCTATCCGATGCTCTTCGTTCTCGTGATCACCATGTGGGCTCTGGCGAAGATGACGATCGGATATCTCACCGGTCCCGGTGGAGGCGGCGTCGAGCTGCTCAATGGCCTGTCGTCGCTCGCCCTGATTCTCCTCGCCCTCTACCTCGTCGGTTCAGCGATTGTCAAAACCCGGGGAGGGTCGGGTGACCTCGTCACGGCGTCCTGA